From a single Candidatus Izimaplasma bacterium HR1 genomic region:
- the thyA gene encoding Thymidylate synthase: protein MKQYLELLQHILDNGELKTDRTGTGTISTFGYQMRFNLQDGFPLLTTKKVHLKSIIHELLWFIKGDTNIKYLVENNVRIWNEWPYRDFKDSPDYKGETLKEFVAMIKSDETFAKKYGELGPVYGRQWRHFEGPDGRFVDQLAEVIEMIKTNPSSRRLIVNAWNPPLIPDMALPPCHMMFHFYVNNNKLSCQLYQRSADTFLGIPFNIASYALLTMMIAQVCDLEYGDFVHTLGDAHIYKDHLEQVDLQLSRDIRALPTMKINSNIKNIEQFRYEDFELVGYNPHPLIKGKVSV, encoded by the coding sequence ATGAAACAGTATTTAGAACTATTACAACATATACTAGATAATGGCGAATTAAAGACAGATCGTACTGGTACTGGTACAATCTCAACCTTTGGATATCAAATGCGTTTTAACTTACAAGATGGGTTTCCATTACTAACAACTAAAAAAGTTCACTTAAAGTCAATTATTCATGAATTGCTTTGGTTTATTAAAGGTGATACAAACATTAAATACTTAGTTGAAAACAATGTTCGTATTTGGAATGAATGGCCATATCGTGATTTTAAAGACAGTCCTGATTATAAAGGTGAAACTTTAAAAGAATTTGTAGCTATGATAAAAAGCGATGAAACTTTTGCTAAGAAATACGGAGAACTTGGACCGGTTTATGGTAGGCAATGGCGTCATTTTGAAGGTCCTGACGGACGTTTTGTTGATCAGTTAGCTGAAGTAATCGAAATGATTAAAACAAATCCTTCTAGTAGAAGATTAATTGTAAATGCATGGAATCCACCATTAATCCCTGACATGGCATTACCGCCATGCCATATGATGTTTCATTTTTATGTTAATAACAATAAATTGTCTTGTCAATTATATCAAAGAAGTGCCGATACATTTTTGGGTATTCCTTTTAATATTGCAAGTTATGCATTATTAACAATGATGATAGCTCAAGTTTGCGATTTAGAATATGGGGACTTTGTTCATACTTTAGGAGATGCACATATTTATAAGGATCACTTAGAACAAGTAGATTTACAACTATCAAGAGATATTAGAGCATTACCAACAATGAAGATTAATTCAAATATCAAAAACATCGAGCAATTCAGATATGAAGACTTTGAATTAGTTGGATATAATCCTCATCCTTTAATAAAAGGTAAGGTAAGTGTCTAA
- the dfrA gene encoding Dihydrofolate reductase: MVNLIVAIGKNNVIGKGNKLPWHYKEDMKYFKKTTTNQTVIMGEETFKSILSYIDKPLPNRTSVIATLSDYTYPGVETTNDIIKYLKNYPKDKEIFIIGGKIIYDLTLDIADRLYITHIDKEYEGDVFFKTINYEKYNKIMENIIGELNFSIYERR; the protein is encoded by the coding sequence ATGGTTAATCTAATCGTTGCCATCGGTAAGAACAACGTTATCGGTAAAGGAAATAAACTTCCTTGGCACTATAAAGAAGATATGAAATACTTCAAAAAAACAACAACTAATCAAACCGTGATTATGGGAGAGGAAACATTCAAGTCAATTCTTTCGTATATCGATAAACCATTACCTAACAGAACGAGTGTAATAGCTACTTTAAGTGATTATACTTATCCTGGTGTTGAAACGACAAATGATATCATCAAATATCTAAAAAACTATCCTAAAGATAAGGAAATCTTTATTATTGGTGGTAAAATCATTTATGATTTAACCTTAGATATAGCTGATAGATTATATATAACTCATATCGATAAAGAATATGAGGGAGATGTATTCTTTAAGACAATTAATTATGAAAAATATAATAAAATTATGGAAAATATCATAGGAGAACTAAACTTCTCTATCTACGAAAGGAGATAA
- the plsC_1 gene encoding 1-acyl-sn-glycerol-3-phosphate acyltransferase yields MFIASYYLFWVIYTYLFTLIFNLDFTNLANPWLYVLLVVSILLSAIISFATQIIITQIFGIFRQNKGIKDQFNHKFANSLLRFGTHLMRAKVIVTGKENIPEPDHNFILMSNHQENWDILILKPIFKDHIVNFIAKAALTNLPIFGRWIEVLGNVFISRYADRSAAESIIKGIRNYKSGTSMGIFPEGKRAFGNEMIDFKSGAMKLAMKPQADILIATQYDTCKAFKSIPWKRYHIRVHIHPILKFEDYEGLNSHEVSAKVKATIQKQLDIFKKELN; encoded by the coding sequence ATGTTTATTGCTAGTTATTATCTATTTTGGGTAATATATACCTATTTATTTACATTAATATTTAATTTAGACTTTACGAACTTGGCCAATCCTTGGCTATATGTTTTATTAGTAGTATCAATTTTATTATCAGCAATTATAAGTTTCGCTACACAAATCATCATTACACAAATTTTTGGGATATTCAGACAAAATAAAGGAATAAAAGATCAATTCAACCATAAATTTGCTAATTCATTATTACGTTTTGGAACTCATTTAATGCGCGCAAAGGTTATAGTAACGGGAAAAGAAAACATCCCTGAACCTGATCACAATTTCATTTTGATGTCAAATCATCAAGAAAATTGGGATATCCTAATCCTTAAACCGATTTTTAAAGACCACATAGTAAATTTTATAGCTAAAGCAGCCTTAACTAATTTACCTATTTTTGGAAGATGGATTGAAGTATTAGGAAATGTCTTTATTTCTCGATACGCCGACAGAAGTGCAGCTGAATCAATAATTAAGGGAATCAGAAATTACAAATCAGGAACCTCAATGGGAATCTTCCCAGAAGGTAAAAGAGCTTTTGGTAATGAAATGATTGATTTCAAATCAGGGGCTATGAAATTAGCAATGAAACCGCAAGCTGATATTTTGATTGCGACACAATATGATACTTGCAAAGCCTTTAAATCTATTCCATGGAAAAGATATCACATTAGAGTTCACATCCATCCAATCCTAAAATTTGAAGATTACGAAGGTTTAAATTCTCATGAAGTTAGTGCTAAAGTAAAAGCAACAATTCAAAAACAACTTGATATATTTAAAAAAGAACTTAATTAA
- the pdp gene encoding Pyrimidine-nucleoside phosphorylase: MRMVDLIEKKRDNQELTKEEINFIISGYTNKDIPDYQVSALLMAIYFNGMTNDESTALTMAMLNSGDTIDLSKVEGIKVDKHSTGGVGDKTTLVLGPLVASAGVKVAKLSGRGLGHTGGTLDKLESIPGLSINIEIEDFIKQVNDLGIAVAGQTANLCPADKLLYALRDVTATVPSIPLIASSIMSKKLASGSDVIVLDVKIGDGAFMKTIEEARELSKVMVGIGTSVGKRVVAFITDMGQPLGFAVGNKLEVIEAIETLQGNGPEDLTELCNEIGAYMVYLGGRTATLEEAKTLIKEQITSNKASEKQHKLIEMQGGKLPDLDGFVQVKEVVEVVSGTAGYIEDIDALAIGVAAMKLGAGRETKDQDVDPDVGVVLNKKVGDFVKEDEALAYVYNNKEDIESILEEISDAFVITEKPVEKKSIIFEIITEKDL, encoded by the coding sequence ATGAGAATGGTCGATTTAATCGAGAAAAAAAGAGACAATCAAGAATTAACAAAAGAAGAGATCAACTTTATAATAAGTGGATACACAAATAAGGATATCCCTGATTACCAAGTAAGTGCTTTATTAATGGCTATTTACTTTAATGGGATGACAAACGATGAATCAACTGCTTTAACTATGGCTATGTTAAATAGCGGAGATACTATTGATTTAAGTAAGGTCGAAGGTATTAAAGTAGACAAACATTCAACTGGTGGTGTTGGTGATAAAACGACTTTAGTTTTAGGACCTCTTGTTGCTAGTGCTGGTGTTAAAGTAGCTAAACTATCAGGTCGTGGTTTAGGCCATACTGGTGGTACTTTAGATAAACTAGAAAGTATTCCTGGTTTATCAATTAACATTGAAATTGAAGATTTTATTAAACAAGTTAATGATTTAGGAATCGCTGTAGCAGGACAAACAGCTAATTTATGTCCAGCTGATAAATTACTTTACGCACTGCGTGATGTAACTGCGACAGTACCAAGTATTCCTTTAATCGCTTCAAGCATAATGAGTAAGAAATTAGCTAGTGGTAGTGATGTTATTGTTTTAGATGTAAAAATCGGTGACGGTGCATTTATGAAAACTATTGAAGAAGCTAGAGAATTAAGTAAAGTTATGGTTGGAATTGGAACAAGTGTTGGTAAAAGAGTAGTTGCTTTTATTACTGATATGGGACAACCTTTAGGTTTTGCTGTTGGTAATAAACTAGAAGTAATTGAAGCTATTGAAACATTACAAGGTAATGGTCCAGAAGATTTAACTGAATTATGCAATGAAATTGGTGCTTATATGGTTTATTTAGGTGGTAGAACTGCGACTTTAGAGGAAGCTAAAACTCTTATAAAAGAGCAAATCACATCAAATAAGGCTAGTGAGAAACAACACAAGTTAATTGAAATGCAAGGTGGAAAACTTCCTGACTTAGACGGATTTGTTCAAGTTAAAGAAGTTGTTGAGGTTGTTTCTGGAACTGCAGGTTACATTGAAGATATCGATGCATTAGCAATTGGTGTTGCAGCAATGAAACTTGGTGCTGGTAGAGAAACAAAAGACCAAGATGTAGATCCTGATGTTGGTGTTGTATTAAATAAGAAAGTTGGAGACTTTGTTAAAGAAGATGAAGCTTTAGCTTATGTTTATAATAATAAAGAAGACATTGAAAGTATCTTGGAAGAAATTAGTGATGCATTTGTTATTACTGAAAAACCTGTAGAGAAAAAATCAATTATCTTTGAAATAATAACTGAAAAAGACCTTTAA
- the thiT gene encoding Thiamine transporter ThiT → MKNTKLITEVAILVALAVVLEVVFTGLAAFFPFLALPYGGRVSLSMLPIFIVTYRHGFRYGIYAGVIYSIMNLLLDGAIYHWASVPLDYLIAFGSLGLGYIGVLLLGKNFKGFALMVVIGSFFRFLSSFISGIILVTANPTWLPGEFTAIAPYSAVYNAYYMVPSAILIIIVGYFLMKRINVEGDLF, encoded by the coding sequence ATGAAAAACACAAAACTTATCACCGAAGTTGCAATTCTTGTAGCTTTAGCAGTTGTTCTTGAAGTAGTTTTCACTGGACTAGCTGCATTCTTCCCATTTTTAGCTTTACCTTATGGAGGAAGAGTATCACTTTCAATGTTACCAATATTTATCGTAACGTATCGTCATGGCTTTAGATATGGTATCTATGCCGGAGTAATTTATTCAATTATGAATTTATTATTAGATGGTGCCATTTATCACTGGGCTAGTGTACCTCTAGATTACTTAATTGCATTTGGTTCTCTAGGTTTAGGTTACATCGGAGTATTACTATTAGGTAAAAACTTTAAAGGTTTTGCTCTTATGGTTGTTATTGGTTCATTCTTTAGATTTTTATCAAGTTTTATCTCAGGAATAATCTTAGTAACTGCTAATCCAACATGGTTACCTGGTGAATTTACAGCAATCGCTCCATATAGTGCAGTATATAACGCATACTACATGGTTCCAAGTGCTATCCTTATTATCATCGTTGGTTATTTCTTAATGAAAAGAATCAATGTTGAAGGAGATTTATTTTAA
- the glgA_2 gene encoding Glycogen synthase, which translates to MKILLVGSEATPFSKTGGLADVLGSLPKELNRLDMDARVVLPKHMWTKEKFNDKLVPVCNFRVSVGPKEEYAGIETTELDGVTFYFVDNEYYFGYRNTLYGHYDDGERFGYYCNAVLMMLEEIGFYPDIIHTHDWQTGLIPYLYQKKYSSKTKYKGIKTVHTIHNIAYQGRFSKDLMPYLDVEYSSDLEFDNLINFLKTALVTADYITTVSETYATEILHDFFGYGMQNVLRERQDSLGGIVNGIDYDVFNPKTDKKIAYNYSLYNYLKGKAENKKALREYHELEENNRPILGVVSRLTDQKGFDLLSEVIEGLVSKGDIQLVLLGSGDPDIERFYNELHSKYPKNVGVYIGYNDEMARKIYAGSDIFLMPSRFEPCGLAQLISLKYGTVPVVRKTGGLRDTIEIYNKYSDEGTGFGFENYDAADMLYAINNALEVYGDPKSWKALVKRGMQQDFSWEESAKKYIELYKKLRG; encoded by the coding sequence ATGAAAATACTTTTAGTTGGTAGTGAGGCTACTCCGTTTAGTAAAACAGGTGGATTAGCTGATGTATTAGGTAGTTTACCTAAAGAGTTAAACAGATTAGATATGGATGCACGTGTAGTTTTACCAAAGCATATGTGGACTAAAGAGAAGTTTAATGACAAATTAGTACCAGTGTGTAATTTCCGCGTTAGTGTCGGACCTAAAGAAGAATATGCTGGAATTGAAACAACAGAACTTGATGGTGTTACATTTTACTTTGTAGATAATGAATATTATTTTGGTTATCGCAATACTCTTTACGGTCATTACGATGATGGTGAAAGATTTGGTTATTATTGTAATGCAGTATTAATGATGCTTGAAGAAATTGGATTCTATCCCGATATTATTCATACTCATGATTGGCAAACAGGGTTAATACCTTATTTATATCAAAAAAAATATAGTTCTAAAACCAAATATAAGGGAATTAAAACTGTTCATACTATTCACAACATTGCTTATCAAGGTAGATTTAGTAAAGATCTAATGCCTTATTTAGACGTTGAATATAGTAGTGATTTAGAATTTGATAACTTGATTAACTTCTTAAAAACTGCTCTAGTTACTGCTGATTACATAACGACAGTAAGTGAAACATATGCTACAGAAATCCTTCATGATTTCTTTGGATATGGGATGCAAAATGTCCTAAGAGAAAGACAAGACTCATTGGGTGGAATTGTAAACGGAATTGATTATGATGTTTTCAATCCGAAAACAGATAAAAAAATAGCGTATAATTATAGTTTATATAACTATTTAAAAGGTAAAGCTGAGAATAAAAAAGCTCTTCGTGAATATCATGAACTAGAAGAAAATAACCGTCCTATCCTCGGGGTTGTATCACGTTTAACTGATCAAAAAGGTTTCGACTTACTTAGTGAAGTAATAGAAGGTTTGGTTAGTAAAGGTGATATCCAATTAGTACTACTTGGTAGTGGTGATCCAGATATTGAAAGATTCTACAATGAACTACATAGTAAATACCCTAAAAATGTGGGTGTTTATATTGGATATAATGATGAAATGGCTCGTAAAATCTATGCCGGTAGTGACATATTCTTAATGCCTTCAAGATTTGAACCATGTGGTTTAGCACAACTAATCAGTTTGAAGTACGGGACTGTTCCAGTTGTTAGAAAAACAGGTGGATTAAGAGATACAATTGAAATATATAATAAATATAGTGACGAAGGAACTGGCTTTGGATTTGAGAACTATGATGCAGCTGATATGCTTTATGCTATCAATAATGCATTAGAAGTTTATGGCGATCCTAAAAGTTGGAAAGCATTAGTAAAAAGAGGAATGCAACAAGATTTTAGCTGGGAAGAATCAGCAAAGAAATATATTGAATTATACAAAAAACTAAGGGGGTAA
- the glgC_2 gene encoding Glucose-1-phosphate adenylyltransferase, producing METLALILAGGRGSRLDILSEKRVKPAVPFAGKYRIIDFTLSNCTNSGIYDIAILTQYLPLSLNEHIGVGKPWDLDRRDGGVTLLQPHKEWYAGTADAVLQNIQYIKKKNPKYTLILSGDHIYKMDYRKMIDHHIKNDAKLTIAVQPVPWEDAHRFGLLSVDDDMRITKFSEKPAKPESNLASMGIYVFDTDVLLDAITRIEDPNLDFGKHIIPDLLENSDLYAYVFDKYWKDVGTYDAFIESNIELTGTVDKVPLDMYEREWPIYTKSEELPSVKVGSKALISQALLSNGCIVAGTVKKSVLSPGVIVHPGATVINSVILNDTEIMPNAYIENAIIDKRCTIEENVVIGEGKDYTPNIDKPELLVSGVNAIASGVTVPKGTIIKRNCRIFSTAKFETKVIESGSTLK from the coding sequence ATGGAAACTTTAGCATTAATCCTAGCAGGTGGACGTGGAAGTAGATTAGATATTTTAAGTGAAAAACGCGTTAAACCAGCTGTACCATTCGCAGGAAAATACCGTATTATTGACTTTACTTTAAGTAATTGTACAAATTCTGGTATTTATGATATTGCAATTCTTACACAGTATTTACCGTTATCTTTAAATGAACATATCGGTGTTGGTAAACCATGGGACTTAGACAGAAGAGATGGAGGAGTAACCTTACTTCAACCTCACAAAGAATGGTATGCTGGAACTGCTGATGCTGTCTTACAAAACATTCAATACATCAAAAAAAAGAATCCTAAATATACACTTATCTTAAGTGGAGATCATATATACAAAATGGATTACCGAAAAATGATTGATCATCATATTAAAAATGATGCTAAATTGACAATTGCTGTTCAACCAGTACCTTGGGAAGATGCACATCGTTTTGGACTTTTATCAGTAGATGATGATATGAGAATTACTAAATTTTCCGAAAAACCAGCAAAACCTGAAAGTAATCTAGCTTCAATGGGTATCTATGTTTTTGATACCGATGTTTTATTAGATGCTATTACAAGAATAGAAGATCCAAATCTTGATTTTGGTAAACATATCATTCCTGATTTATTAGAAAACTCTGATTTATATGCTTATGTCTTTGATAAATACTGGAAAGATGTTGGAACTTATGATGCCTTTATCGAATCGAATATTGAATTAACAGGTACAGTTGATAAAGTACCTCTAGATATGTATGAAAGAGAATGGCCAATCTATACTAAGAGTGAAGAACTCCCTAGTGTAAAAGTTGGTTCAAAAGCTCTTATCTCACAAGCATTACTATCAAATGGTTGTATCGTAGCTGGTACTGTTAAAAAATCAGTATTATCTCCCGGTGTAATTGTTCATCCCGGAGCTACTGTCATTAATAGTGTTATTTTAAATGATACTGAAATTATGCCAAACGCGTATATTGAAAATGCGATTATTGATAAGCGTTGTACTATTGAAGAGAATGTAGTAATTGGTGAAGGGAAAGACTATACACCGAATATTGATAAACCTGAGTTATTGGTTAGTGGAGTTAATGCTATTGCCAGTGGAGTAACTGTTCCAAAAGGTACAATTATTAAACGTAATTGCCGTATCTTTAGTACTGCTAAATTTGAAACAAAAGTAATTGAATCAGGAAGTACATTAAAATAA
- the recU gene encoding Holliday junction resolvase RecU, producing MVNYPNKKNTFSKQKTDHKNRGMTFEAMINESNNYYLVNDLAIIHKKPIPIQIVKVDYPSRSAAVIKEAYYKVPSTTDYNGIYKGYYIDFEAKETNNKTSFPFANIHSHQIEHLNRTSTHGGISFVLIYFKVLDEIYLLESKDLVSYYNRSKEGRKSITIDEIREKGYLVKEGYAPRIDYLRVVEVLINKKG from the coding sequence ATGGTTAATTATCCAAATAAAAAGAACACATTTAGTAAGCAAAAAACTGATCATAAAAACAGAGGAATGACTTTCGAGGCAATGATTAATGAAAGTAATAATTATTACTTAGTTAATGATCTTGCTATTATTCATAAAAAGCCTATTCCAATCCAAATTGTTAAAGTTGATTATCCATCTAGAAGTGCCGCTGTTATCAAAGAAGCATATTATAAAGTGCCATCTACTACCGATTATAATGGTATATATAAAGGCTACTATATCGATTTTGAAGCAAAGGAAACCAATAATAAGACTAGTTTCCCGTTCGCTAATATTCACTCTCATCAAATTGAACATCTAAACAGGACATCTACACATGGAGGAATTAGCTTTGTATTAATCTATTTTAAAGTATTGGATGAGATTTATCTTTTAGAATCTAAGGATTTAGTTAGTTACTATAATCGTAGTAAAGAAGGTAGAAAATCAATTACAATTGACGAGATTAGAGAAAAAGGATATCTTGTTAAAGAAGGATATGCTCCACGTATTGATTACTTAAGAGTTGTTGAAGTTTTAATAAATAAAAAAGGCTAA
- a CDS encoding Ribonuclease J 2, with protein MARIKILALGGLGENGKNMFCIEVDNSLFILDAGLKYPTTELLGVDSIVPDFTYLEKNKSRIVGLFLSHGHEDHIGAVPKLLKTLNIPIYGSYFTLAILKDSIKDYGLDINDYKFNIVSSKKTLSFDDVSIDFYNVTHSIPESFGISLSTKDGVIIYAPDYNFDQNVHKSYKTDFDKLSRIAGKPVLALLTESLGAERTGYTHSSTSLDYALNQAFYQAESRIIVTSFSTDLVRIQKIIDIALKYNRKIAIIGRKTQRTVDIAVNLGYLKIPEDNLVNLRFIDEKNKNELKDAVVLVTGDRHEPFYMLQRMVKKLDRLIHTDLKDTIILMTPPVPGTEKIAARTLDILYRNDLNVIKISKNILPPSHASSEDIKLLINILNPKYIVPVIGEYRHLYALRNLCRDMGYNNKNIIMLDNGVVGELNNKSLVSTKEKVPSGDILVDGILDDDVSDVVLRDREMLAEDGVLLIIANIDARNKKVVSDPEVVSRGFVYMKENEDLIKGVTDLFYYVSENEFTGKYINWRNYKSNVKNHISKYLYRETRRSPIIIPVLIDTQI; from the coding sequence ATGGCTCGAATTAAGATATTGGCTCTTGGTGGACTTGGTGAAAATGGTAAAAACATGTTTTGTATTGAAGTTGACAATAGTCTATTTATTTTAGATGCTGGATTAAAATACCCAACTACAGAATTATTAGGTGTAGATAGTATTGTTCCTGACTTTACCTATTTAGAAAAAAACAAGTCGCGTATTGTTGGACTGTTTTTAAGTCATGGTCACGAAGATCATATCGGAGCAGTGCCTAAATTATTAAAAACACTAAACATCCCAATATATGGATCATACTTTACTTTAGCTATTTTGAAAGATTCTATTAAAGACTACGGATTAGACATTAACGATTATAAATTTAATATCGTTTCGAGTAAAAAAACATTAAGTTTTGATGATGTAAGTATTGATTTTTATAATGTAACACATAGTATTCCTGAAAGTTTCGGGATTTCATTATCAACTAAAGATGGTGTTATTATTTATGCACCTGATTATAACTTTGATCAAAACGTTCATAAAAGCTATAAAACTGATTTTGACAAACTAAGTAGGATCGCCGGTAAACCTGTATTAGCTTTACTTACAGAAAGTTTAGGAGCTGAAAGAACTGGTTATACCCATAGTTCTACAAGTTTAGATTATGCTCTGAACCAAGCATTCTACCAAGCTGAAAGTAGAATTATCGTAACTTCATTTAGTACTGACTTAGTCCGTATTCAAAAAATCATCGATATCGCTTTGAAATATAATCGAAAAATTGCGATTATTGGACGTAAAACACAAAGAACTGTCGATATAGCAGTAAATTTAGGGTATTTAAAAATACCTGAAGATAATCTAGTTAATTTACGATTCATCGATGAAAAAAACAAAAACGAATTAAAAGATGCCGTTGTTTTAGTCACAGGTGATCGACATGAACCTTTCTATATGCTCCAAAGAATGGTTAAAAAATTAGATCGTTTAATTCATACTGATTTAAAAGACACTATTATCTTGATGACTCCTCCAGTTCCTGGAACTGAGAAGATCGCAGCAAGAACTTTGGATATACTATATAGAAATGATTTAAATGTTATTAAAATCAGTAAAAATATTTTACCACCTTCACACGCAAGTAGTGAAGACATTAAACTATTAATCAATATATTGAATCCAAAATATATTGTCCCAGTCATTGGTGAATATCGTCATCTTTACGCACTTAGAAACTTATGTCGTGACATGGGTTATAACAATAAAAACATTATCATGTTAGATAACGGTGTTGTTGGTGAGTTGAATAATAAATCATTAGTTAGTACAAAGGAAAAAGTACCTAGTGGTGATATTCTTGTTGATGGTATTTTAGATGACGATGTCAGCGATGTTGTCCTTAGAGACCGTGAAATGTTAGCTGAAGATGGTGTTTTATTAATCATTGCTAATATTGATGCGAGAAACAAAAAAGTAGTAAGTGATCCAGAAGTGGTAAGTAGAGGCTTTGTATATATGAAAGAAAATGAGGATCTCATTAAAGGTGTAACTGACTTATTCTATTACGTTTCTGAAAACGAGTTTACTGGAAAATACATAAATTGGCGTAATTACAAAAGCAACGTTAAGAATCATATTAGTAAATACTTGTATAGAGAAACACGCAGAAGTCCAATTATTATTCCAGTTTTAATTGATACTCAAATTTAA
- the tmpC gene encoding Membrane lipoprotein TmpC precursor — MKKLLVFMAAFVVMISLTACQKETFTVALVTDVGTVTDKSFNQGAWEGVVQFAEEFEYSHQYYQPDDQTTDEYVKSIDLAVENGAEVVVTPGFFFENTIWLVQDKYPEVKFIILDGAPHNVADWDTGDTVDGEAWDFTQGANVTAIFYEEHESGFLAGYAAVADGLTELGFMGGKAVPAVVRFGYGFVQGAAKAAEEMDKMVTIKYNYLGGFGPDPAFQAKAATWYDEGTEVIFACAGGAGGSVMKAAEQEEGLVIGVDVDQSAESTTVITSAKKELAPSVYETLKDWHEGNWPGGQLRFSAENLGVALPENFDRFTTFDSTLYATLLTKVQDGTYVVDATLQVDGTDKTTAELLADYVAGTYTTVTIIE; from the coding sequence ATGAAAAAATTATTAGTATTTATGGCTGCTTTTGTAGTAATGATTTCTTTAACTGCTTGTCAGAAAGAAACATTTACTGTTGCATTAGTAACTGATGTTGGTACTGTTACTGACAAATCGTTTAACCAAGGTGCATGGGAAGGTGTAGTTCAATTCGCTGAAGAATTCGAATATTCTCACCAATACTATCAACCAGATGACCAAACTACAGATGAATATGTAAAAAGTATTGATTTAGCTGTTGAAAATGGTGCTGAAGTTGTTGTAACTCCTGGTTTCTTCTTCGAGAACACAATTTGGTTAGTTCAAGATAAATATCCAGAAGTTAAATTTATCATCTTAGATGGTGCGCCTCATAACGTTGCTGACTGGGATACAGGAGACACTGTTGACGGTGAAGCTTGGGATTTCACTCAAGGTGCAAACGTTACTGCAATCTTCTATGAAGAACATGAAAGTGGATTCTTAGCTGGTTATGCTGCTGTTGCAGATGGTTTAACTGAATTAGGATTCATGGGTGGTAAAGCTGTTCCTGCCGTTGTACGTTTCGGATACGGATTCGTTCAAGGTGCTGCTAAAGCTGCTGAAGAAATGGACAAAATGGTAACTATCAAGTATAACTACTTAGGTGGATTTGGTCCAGACCCTGCATTCCAAGCAAAAGCTGCTACATGGTATGACGAAGGTACAGAAGTTATCTTTGCTTGTGCTGGTGGAGCTGGTGGATCAGTAATGAAAGCTGCTGAGCAAGAAGAAGGATTAGTAATCGGTGTAGACGTAGATCAAAGTGCTGAATCTACAACAGTTATTACATCTGCTAAAAAAGAATTAGCTCCTTCAGTTTATGAAACATTAAAAGATTGGCATGAAGGTAACTGGCCAGGTGGACAATTACGTTTCAGTGCTGAAAACTTAGGTGTTGCTTTACCTGAAAACTTTGACAGATTCACTACATTTGATAGTACATTATATGCTACTTTATTAACTAAAGTTCAAGATGGTACTTATGTAGTTGACGCTACTTTACAAGTTGATGGTACAGATAAAACTACTGCTGAATTATTAGCAGATTATGTTGCTGGTACTTATACAACAGTAACAATTATCGAATAA